Part of the Lucilia cuprina isolate Lc7/37 chromosome 5, ASM2204524v1, whole genome shotgun sequence genome is shown below.
GAGTAAGTGttgatttcatttgaatttgtgcaaaaaaaatttaaaactaaaacgtGTTTAGCTTTAGACAATATTTTCtgcttaagaaaaatttaatttttggttataattgaaaactaaaattgcttaaaaagaaaaaaacgaggtaaatatataaaaaacacttaATAATTCTCAAAAATCTATGGTATttctttgttatatttaaaaattaaatgtgagGTTATGTGAGACTTGAATATTAAGCTAAATTGCTTGCAGATAAACTTTGAGGTTAAGTTCttaaaagttttgcaaaattctccaaaaaaggaatgtttaaataatctaaaaataattacattattaaaaatctaaaaattttcaattttgtcaTGTTTATGACATTCAAGTGACAAAATTTAAGAAGGTCTATATTATCTGTATGTCATCAATTAAGATTTCCTGAGGCCTGTCTATTCAAAAAAAGATTTCTGTTAAGGAAAGTTTAAATTTCAACTAAATCAATTAAGAAATCTATGAGTTCCATATGAAAGACttcaattctttaaaaatcctaacccagcagttcgatcgGACAGTCCCGAACCTATCATTTATGGTCCAGATGACTAGCTATTTATGCTTGTTTTATGAGAAAGTCAACAGTCGCCCCATATAATACGAAGAGAAAGCAAAAGCTTATATTTGCTTTTCAAACTTGATTTCAAAAGGAAACGATACTAGCCTGAAGATTGTCTTCACCCTCGTTTAGAAAAAGTACATCCCTGACGACAGACGAAATAGAGTCAACCACATGGTTAGACATCAATAAAAATCATTGTATTTTACGGATGCATAGagtctttgtcgaactgcttgGAATGCTTACAAGATAATAagatcttttatttatattgtcgATATATAAGGaagttttttacttaaaaatatagcTGATAATGTGCTTGTCCTACGAGAAAGTCAATGGTTACCACATAAAATACGAAGAGATAGCAAAAAGCTTAATTTGATTTCCAGGCGTACACTCTTTCGCTTTACAAAGGGaatgacactaaagtgacgattgtcATCACCCTTGATTACAAATAGTACATCCGTGACGTCAATCCGGTTAGACGTAAATGAAAATGATTGTCTTTTTcgaacactaaagtgacgattatCTACACCCTCGTTTTCAAAGAGTACATCCGTGATGAAAGACGAAAtagagtcaaccagatggttaGACGTAAACGAAAATCTTTGCTTTTACGGATGCATATACTCTtaatcgaactgctgggaatgcTCACAATATAATGagatcttttatttatattgtcgatatataagaaagctttttacTTCAAATTATAGAGGATAAtttattaagaacaaaaatatggattgacttttaaaaacactttatttttggGAACAGAATAAGGTGTTTTAACGATATTGTATAAACAAATCGCAGCTGTTGTGAGTTCAGCAGATTTATTGAGAACAAAAACATTGAttgatttttagaaattatatgaagagttagaaaaaatttaacttttcctAACTTAATTAGTTTGCACTAGTTATTAGTTTGTTTTGAgcgttttaattaataattgtttacACATTTAATTAGAAttgttttttcaacacttttttatttaatgatagAAGTAATTATATATCTGATTTGAAATATCACTACAGCAGACTTTAAAGGTCATACATAAATGTTGACCTTTATTATTAAATCACTTGAATTTCCTTTTGGTCTTTTTCGCAACAACTTAAGTAAGAGATAAACGCCAACCGGAACTTTATGTTTAAGCAATACCCTGCAATTGCAGTAGAGCCCCCCTGTCTACACGATATTCACAGGAACTTAGCATTATTTCTCACATTAGTTTTTCACGGAAATTTTAACAATGAACACAAAACAGTCacttcccaaaaaaaaaaaaaaattttatgatttaaacgAGTCATAAACTCTTAAAATCACATTTTTCATAACACAAACGACTACTTTAATTAAACACAACTGAACAAGAAGAagacagcaacaataacaacaacaactactaaaaCATAGAAAATTAACAAGTGTATAATTTCGAATGACCTCTAGCAAATTTTTAAGaccgtttttattattattattattactgtgTCTTAGTTTTAATGTTCTCaaacatttcaaattgaaaGTAAGTGAAGCAGTAAAgaagacaacaataataactTCTTTATATTCGTTTTCTTTGGTATGTAGTTCATATAATTGTGGGAAATTTGGTATAAGAAATTTAGAATTGCGTTTTTATTAGTTGCTTGcagctttttaaaaatttttttgattatttattaaaataaaacttaagggaaaaaaatatacatattttataaaaatgcacaagactttttagttttttctttaaaaacatatttgtcTTATTCTtatagttgtagttgttgttgttgttgtttgtgacCATTCACTAAATCACTATTATgataattattgttaaaaagtcGGCTGTGTTCCTGCTTATAGCCGTAATATTAGTATTAGTGGTTaagaaactacaacaacaacaccaacaaaaagAAGTTGGCAAATACCGCGCCTTAAACGTTCCAGTTACAGTCACTTGACCAACcgaaacaatttttcaaaagaattcAAATAACTATAACAATGAAAACCCCAAACTAACCATTTTTGTTTCCAtatgaaaatgttgtaaaacaaaagcaacaacaataacaacaacaacaatgatgaaaatgaaaatgtctAAGAAAATGTTGAAACAATAGTTGTAGTATAATGTGGCTGCAGACATGAGAACCAACCGTAAGAAATAACACACTTAATACttgtacataaattataaaaaagtaataatatttgtttttaattaagatGGAAAAATTTAACAGCCTACACTCTTTAAgtagacaatatttttttcttgttattcaCTTTCTCACTGCTGGGAtttttacagcaaaataaaaaacatgttaGAACACTTTACATAATAATtagataatttatatatatccaGTAGTAAGTTGTTTAATAATAtggaaaattattgttttaatttgaaactatttatagagaacaaaaatttaattgactTCTAACAGTACTTTGTTGtctattttgatttgtttttattttcattaacaaGTGTTGTATTTTAAGAACAGAGTTGCCAATTAGGTGAGTTGCttataatcaaattattttcttatatttcgtATAGATCAATGAATGTAAAACAGATGCAAACCTATTGATAAACTTGTAACAAATACTTAAAAGTTCACTTCAATGTTCCACAGAAATTGGAAATTAATGTAATTATTAACTTAGTTTAACTGAATTTCAGAAACAATTTAAGCTTAGAATCCATTacatgttgaaaaaaataattgatcggttctaactttttaaagttttggcAGTAGTTTTGCTGCTTAACATCAACATTTTGGCTTTTGAGAACCATATTTAAAGGTTTTCAGCTTCATGTTTAACGATCCTTTACAATAATAGAGAACTAAACTATTAATGGATTTTCAGCTTCAAGTTTAACGATCCTTTACGATATCAGAAATAACACTTATTATTAGAATCCATTCCATGTTGGAAATTTAGAAGTTTGTCTGCTTTATATTTATTGAGAATTAAACTATTAATCGATTTTCAGCTTCAAGTTTAACGATCCTTCTCAAAGTCAGAAATAACTCTTGACGCATCATATCATCGGCAGCTTAGAATCCATTTCTTGTTGCAAATATATCTATACCAGAAAATAGCTCTTGAAGCATTATATCATCGTCAGCTTAGAAtccattttataatgaaaatttattgtttctAGTTGCCGTAGTTTGACTACTTTACATCAAGTTTTCAcagttatttaagaaaatgtatagAGAACTAAACTATTAAACGATTTTCAGCTTCGAGTTTAACGATCCTTATATCCTTGGCCAGCTTAGAATTCATTTTATCATGATTGATCATTTCTATATCAGAAATAACTCTAGACGCGTTATATCGTTGAATGTTTATTATCCCTTTTCATGTTTGATTGATCGGTTCTAACTTCTAAAAGTAGTTGCAGTAGTTTTGCTGCTGCACATCAGCTTCTTACACTAAACTATTGAACGATTTATTTAAAGGATTTTCAGCTTCGGTCCTTTGCAATATCACAAATTGTTCTTTATATTTCCATTAATGTtgaaagtaatttattaaaaacaaaaatattgattgacttattcaatatttttaaggttttaaagaTCCTTTGCTGAACTTCAAGGAAGTTTTGTGGCTTTGATTCGATTTATATGACAAATTATATCACTGCTTTAGAATCCAATTGagaatgttaataatttattaaaaacaaaaatattgattgaTTATTTCGATCTTTATAAAGTAGTTAAGATCTTTTACTGCAAAGTTCGAAGGCTATACATCAGCTTCTTACAgtcatttaagaaaatttattgagaaCAAAGTTATTGATCTATATCATCCTTTTCGATAACAGCAATAACTTTTGGTTTTAAACTTCAATTGAAAGTAATTTATTGAGCACAAAAATTTTGATTGACTTTGAATTGTAGTAAAGATCCTTTGCTTTTAGAATGATTAGTGTTGCAGCTTGAAGTTATTGATcgatttttaaaacgttttacaGCTTCTAATCCCCTTTGCTTGTAATATAATGGGGATTGAATACACTTTATTGAGAACGAATGTATTGATTGAACTTTAGAAACACTTTCCTGAAAAAAAGTGTACGTTTCACATTTATTGGGTATTAGGCTTAAAACAACTTTATCCGACATTTTCCAGACATctttaataatcataaaataatgAGTTTGTTTCCTCTCTTATATATAAAGCAggcaaaaaggaaaacaaaactcCCAGGGAAATTATTTATCACAATTGGCCTGATAGATTAGAAAATCCCTATTTAAACTATATTAATTAACATTGCTTTTTTAAAacggtaattttttttttaatttttggttatgtagattaatttatcacaaattttaaattgttaattaataaaacttttaattgttaaaaaaaaattataatacgaTTTTGGTTAAAACTAAATCACAACCTTTATTTGTCATTAATTTAAATGACCATTAACATGCAAAACCATGTTTCTTATGTGAGTGgggaataacaaaaaaaaaaaaaaaaaaaaaaactttcaaattcacacacacacacacacacactgatAAATGATGACAACGCCGTTAACATAATGATGCGTTGGCGTAAATTCAAGTGGGCATTTTACAAACAATAGGCTTTACTTgagtattttcaattaattttgttgtttaaattaatttcccaTGCTTGGcacgattttttcttttattttaattatttcagtagtttttaaacgttttacCATGTGATATTTAACCATTTTTGTGATAAATTGGTTtagttttaaattcatttttctttaaatttttttcttaaactttttttgaacaCTAAACGTtgtatgaattttatattaatatttttatatttaatgttttatttattttttttttatttaatgtttttattgttaagtGCATTTTGGTCAATGATTTtacgttttttaaatattaattaaatacaattaacacattttactttttttatatttttctatatatatgtaatctaaagtctattaaaaatttgtaatgtgTGAACTATTAAGCGTGTGTATTTgtgttataataattataataaaaaaaaagtgttaaatagtGCCAAATGTATACCAAATATATATACACGAAAAAAAgtactactgctgctgctgatgatcGCCTGCTTTAATACAGGGTGTTATGTTCTCTTTGGTTATCTAGCTGTATGAGTGATTTTAAAAGCGTCATAAAGCTAGCTTACCGAAGTTAATATTAACactttaacaacaaatataaacaaaatatttaaaaaaaaaattgtagtggtgtaaagtgtaaaaattaaaaatattttcttagttaaacaacaacaacaaaaaatgcaaatatttgtgATCATTTAAATACCTCAACTGATCGTTATCTTACTAATTAAGGAATTTTACATTATTCGTAGTGATCACAGTTCAGACTCCTCATTTGAATTGGATCTCTTTAAAAAGAACCACAACAACCAATTTCACATTTGCACTGAAATATTGTGATCATTAGGATGATCGAACTGATCGTTATTTTCCactaatttagaaattttcatcCACATTTCAAAAGGACCACTCGATCTCAACTGAACTGATTCTCAGAAAATCATACACATCTGATTTAgatctctataaaaagaactaCAACAATTAATCTCACTTTTGCCAGCAACATTGTAATCATTAGATTGTCTCAACTGATCGTTATTTCCCATTAAATAAGGAACTTTCGAATCTCAAATGATCgttattttttactaattaaGTAATTTTAGATGATTTTCAGATAATCATTCACATTGGATTTGGATCACCACAACTGATTTCTCTTTTGCCAGAAATTTTGTAATCATTTAGTTGTCTCAATTGATCATTATTCCCCACAAATTTcgagaattttttatagaaaatcgtaGTGATCATTCCCAATTTAAGAGGATCACTATCATCTTCATATCAAAGTATCACTCGATCTCAACTGATCGTTATTTCTCACTAATTACATCATACAATCATACACATCTGATTTAGATCACTATAAAAAGAACTACAACAAATAATCTCACTTTTGCGCAGATATTTTGTGATCATTAAGATGTCTCAACTGATCGTTATTTCCCacttattaagaaatttttgaggatttttttttatagaaaatcatagTGATCACAGATGATCATCCTTATTTCAATGATCATCCATCATTTCGATTTCAAATGATCGTTATTTCTCACTAATtaagttaggttaggttaggtttgcaCAGGTAGCCAATgtcggctttacttgggtccatattgatccctttgtaaaaaaaaaaaaaatacctgtaAGGAGAAGAAAAGAGAAGAGAGGGAGAGATTGAGGAGAGTGAAAGAACAGAAAACTAGTTGCAAANNNNNNNNNNNNNNNNNNNNNNNNNNNNNNNNNNNNNNNNNNNNNNNNNNNNNNNNNNNNNNNNNNNNNNNNNNNNNNNNNNNNNNNNNNNNNNNNNNNNaactgaactagaactgaactagaactgaactagaactgaactagaactgaactagaactgaactagaactgaactagaactgaactagaacagaactagaacagagcttgaacagaactagaacagagcttgaacagaactagaacagaactagaacagaactagaacagaactaaaacagaactagaacagaactaaaacagaactagaacagaactttaactgaattagaattggaAACTGactgaaatttgaaaatatgtgATGGCTTTGAATTTAGtcagtttttttgttcattaatctaattattaatataaaatctttGATCGCTTGGATTCTTTAAATGCTGCTTGTATTATGGGGTTATTATTCAGAGAATTAATAACATCATTAATCTATAAATAGGAACCAATTAAAACCGTAATTTTTATTAAGGTGTTTTAGGCCTTACTATGACAAAcgattttcaaataattaaatatttttagttataatCAAACAATATCGACTAAACTTATCAAGAGAGatagtaattttaattaaacataagtGTTTATGTTAGTTTTCTATAactaatggaaaaataataaatttatagaaaaaaaaaacgaaaaacgtGTGGAACTAATTCAAAACTCTTATCATATCATCTTCAACTGATTTCACCACCAACTAAACATATTTCATTCACAAAAAGTTTATCATAATTCGATTTgtgaataatttcttttaattctttttctttGGTCTTTCCCTCCCAATCCATTTCTCTACTATTAGTGCTGAAGTTATGGAACGTTGTCGCAACACAATACGTATACGTTTGGCCAATATAATGATGGCATTAACTGTGGTAGGTTGTGGTATTATGGTCTATAGTGGCAAAGAAGCTGCCAAACGTGGTGAAACGGTTACCAAACAAAATCTCGAATGGCATAAGAGATATAATGAACTTCATGGCGTTAAGgagaataaagaataatttatttgtattccTCCGATCCATGTTGTTTAAATTGTACTATAAGAatagtttaaaactttaaagcgaaataaagctaaatgtgttaatgttaaaagtttaaattaatgttaaaaagaattttgtttatattttgtaacaaaaaatttgtCTTTGGACTAATCCAGCATGTTATAGAATTTAATACATACTCATTCTTACTAATTATACACAGTTGTACGCTCCTTCATGAGAAAAAAGCTTTATACGCCTTCGTGCAAACATACTTACTGCTTGTCAGGGAAGTATCATGACCTTTCGCTTGCCGAAAGCAATCCCCCACCGCCTGAGCTAGACTTTGATATTCCAGAGCTAGACTTTGAAATTCCAGAGCTAGACTTTGATATTCCAGCTCTGAATCAGTGTTCTTCGACACTTTCACGTTCATTAGCTTGTTTTTTCAGCCGTCGTGTATCCAGCATTATGAAAGATTGCTAATGTAATACCAATCCCTAAAAAGACGGAGGTTATCAACCCTAGAAATAGCGACCCAATAGTAATTTGTTCTGCACTATCATCCTGTCAAGAGTCCTACAATTTTACTTAACTACCATAGAAATTGCTTTCGTAGCAGTCGCTCTACTATCCCCTTTTTGTAACTATCGATCATTCTCTGGGTTTCGCTATATAAAACTGTTAAGTATTTAGAGTTCCATCAGAATTGCTTTCGTTCGCCGGAAAGCAATCCCCCACCGCCTGAGCTAGACTTTGATATTCCAGAGCTAGACTTTGATATTCCAGCTCTGAATCAGTGTTCTTCGACACTTTCACGTTCATTAGCTTGTCTTTTCAGCCGTCGAGTATCCAGCATTATGAAAGATTGCTAATGTAATACCAATCCCTAAAAAGACAGAGGTTATCAACCCTAGAAATAGCGACCCAATAGTAATTTGTTCTGCACTATCATCCTGTCAAGAGTCCTACAATTTTAGTCGCTCCACTAGTCACTTTTGGTAACTATCGATCATTCTTTGGGTTTCGCTATATAAAATGGTTAAGTATTGCATTCGTAGCGGCCGCTCCAAGGGACACTTACAAGTCCCCTTTCGGTAACTACTTATCTACACTTAGAATTTCGCACTATAGGACTTTAAGGTGGGAACATCTTCGTAATAAATGAATGAGTTTCACTGTTTTATCGATATTATAATAGAATGTGTTCATTTGAAATTAGGAATCTTGTTCCCGATACACATAGGTTTTCACACAAAACACGGTACTCTCTTAAAGAACACAACACTTATTTGTTGTTGATTGACAAGTGGATTGTATACTATCCATATGTGGAATAAACTCTCAGCTGAGGTCTTTCTTAATGTCAGCAAATTTAAATCTACTTGGTTACCCTGTTATGAAATGAAGAATTTTCCAGAGAGAGGGTTCTGCTTGGATCAACGCAGGCGAATCTAAGCCCCGAATATAAGGAAATTTGTTTGGTTAAGCTTTTCCCATGACAACATATGGATTCTGCGCCAAAAGAACTACTGCTCTTTTAAAGACAAGCATGAATAAAGCTAATATCCAGTTATGAGGAAAAGCTTCTGAACCACTTCTTTAACATAGGTTTCCTGTTTTGTTCTATAATACATAGAACCTCCTTGATCCAACCAAATGTATATGCATTACCTTAGCGTCATAAAGATATGACTGTGGTGTCGATTCGGGTTATTGTAATGATGCCGATTGACCGGATTTTACACACGCTTCCTATGCTCGTGTGTAAAGTCTGGCCAATTGGTGCATTTTTCATTACAGGTTATGATTCGGAATTGTTTAAGCTGGTTGAACGAGCTTTACTTACGCTTTCAAGTAATGATTCGTAGCATTTCGGACAATTGACGGCTTCAATTCGTATATTCCCCAATTTCTCTGTTTCTGGATGAATCCAGCTGCTTGTAAATGTTTGAAATTGCTGCTAGAGTAGCTCCCAATGATTGTGATAGATCTGGTTGACAACTATCTTTATAAGGAATCGCCTCCCTTATAGCTCATCTTGTCGATCCTTATCTAATTTTTAAACTCCTAACTTGTTAATGTTATGGGACTACATAAACCACAAGATTGTCCTATATCCATGCCTGCATTACACGGGACTACTAAAAGGATTATATAGTCATATAATGTTTACAGGGAAGTAGTTTTGGATCATGTTGCTGGCAGGCTCGGATTTTTTctgatttgtatattttgtattaaaaagtttCAGTTTTGGGGGGATTTCTCTTTTACAGGGGTTGGATTGGATCCGCACCTATGTGCAGGGAATGTTTTACAACATGCTCTTCAAAACATCAGGTTTAGTTTCTTTTAAAGTGAACTTGTAGAAATGAGGTTGATCATCTATGATCATtacgattttctataaaaaaaatcgcCGAAATTTGTGGGAAATAACGATCAGTTGAGACATCGTAATGACTACAATATTTCTGGCAAAAGTGAAATCGGTTGTTGTGATTAGTTTTTTAGTGATCCAAATCAGATGTGGGTGATTATCTGAGAATCATCTAAAATAACTTAATTAGTAGTCCTTCACGAAGGGTAGTCATCTTGTCGCGATGTGAAGGCTTAAGTGCGATGAATCTCATGGGCCATGCTGACGGAGACAGCTTTGCTTGAGCTGGCTGCCTCCNNNNNNNNNNNNNNNNNNNNNNNNNNNNNNNNNNNNNNNNNNNNNNNNNNNNNNNNNNNNNNNNNNNNNNNNNNNNNNNNNNNNNN
Proteins encoded:
- the LOC111689353 gene encoding UPF0389 protein CG9231-like, encoding FFFGLSLPIHFSTISAEVMERCRNTIRIRLANIMMALTVVGCGIMVYSGKEAAKRGETVTKQNLEWHKRYNELHGVKENKE